A genomic stretch from Telopea speciosissima isolate NSW1024214 ecotype Mountain lineage chromosome 7, Tspe_v1, whole genome shotgun sequence includes:
- the LOC122669816 gene encoding protein FAM91A1-like isoform X2, which translates to MWKLNKSIAKELLPTQPVDFSIEPWWGVCLVNFTLEEFKKLTEEEMAMIDKVCKEEANSFILFDPDIVRGLYRRGLIYFDIPVYADDRFKVSRLEGFVSNREQSYEDPIEELLYAVFVVSSENATVAELAATLQADLSQLQAAASFACRLGWAVKVIDPASILQDSSITATPNIILSDEEDGSRGSISSANMSNDGNSFQQDVSGAENYGPVCGHARVAFIVDANITSYLMMGSVSPGLKSHAVTLYEAGKLGDASIAELCKDLTTLEGTKFEGELQEFANHAYSLRCVLECLQSGGVSNDSVVEEVGAKLGMESSSNDEAISLIADIDITEESSNAGGSETGADGDEHLQGSINSNMPVADAIVESVSGGTGDESVSAVLSENKSGWNEDCELEPKFQTDGKSVLADSLESGKEIPRRKRKYRVDILRCESLAALAPATLDRLFLRDYDIVVSMVPLPSSSVLPGPTGPIHFGPPSYPSMTPWMKLTLYSAVGGGPLSVVLMKGQCLRLLPAPLSGCEKALIWSWDGSTIGGLGGKFEGNLVKGNTLLHSLNSLLKYSAVLVQPLSKYDLDESGRIITMDIPLPLKNADGSSAHIGKEMGLSAEESGKLNSLVADLSNKMELWTIGYIRLLKLYKVRESDAFSTDDEKYEWVPLSVHFGIPLFSPKLCSTICKRVVLSQLLQTDSLSEHHNGMKSLRRRLHDVCVEYQATGSTAKLLYQRQQSRELSRQLITYASGRWNPLVDPSSPISGASSEFQRVKLANRQRCRTEVMSFDGNILRSYALTPVYEAATRLIEDSPPLNTAKIEEDVDSRQVALPGVNILFDGSELLPFDIGVCLQARQPVSLIAEALAASASVQTSRVA; encoded by the exons ATGTGGAAGCTGAACAAGTCAATTGCAAAAGAACTATTGCCAACGCAACCTGTGGACTTTTCCATTGAACCCTGGTGGGGAGTTTGCCTGGTTAACTTCACATTGGAAGAATTTAAG AAACTCACCGAAGAAGAGATGGCAATGATAGACAAAGTCTGTAAGGAGGAAGCAAATTCATTTATTCTTTTTGATCCTGACATTGTACGGGGCCTTTACCGAAGAGGATTGATCTACTTTGATATTCCTGTTTATGCTGATGACCGTTTTAAAG TTTCCAGGCTGGAAGGGTTTGTTTCCAACAGGGAGCAGTCCTATGAAGATCCCATTGAAGA GTTACTCTATGCTGTGTTTGTTGTTTCAAGTGAGAATGCAACTGTTGCTGAATTGGCTGCAACACTACAGGCTGACCTTTCTCAGCTGCAGGCTGCTGCATCTTTTGCATGTCGACTGGGCTGGGCAGTTAAAGTAATTGATCCTGCATCTATTCTTCAAGATTCAAGCATTACTGCAACTCCTAATATTATTCtgagtgatgaagaagatggtTCTCGTGGTAGTATCAGCTCAGCAAACATGTCCAATGATGGCAATTCTTTTCAACAAGATGTTTCAGGGGCAGAAAACTATGGGCCAGTTTGTGGTCATGCTCGTGTTGCTTTTATTGTTGATGCCAATATAACATCATATCTCATGATGGGTTCTGTTTCACCTG GTTTGAAATCTCATGCTGTAACACTATACGAAGCAGGGAAACTGGGCGATGCTAGCATTGCTGAACTTTGCAAGGATCTGACAACATTGGAGGGAACAAAGTTTGAAGGTGAATTGCAGGAATTTGCAAATCATGCATATAGCCTTCGATGTGTTCTAGAATGTCTTCAATCAGGTGGAGTAAGTAATGATTCAGTGGTTGAGGAAGTCGGTGCTAAACTGGGAATGGAATCTTCGAGCAATGATGAGGCTATTTCTCTTATAGCTGATATTGACATAACTGAGGAATCCAGCAATGCTGGTGGAAGTGAAACTGGGGCAGATGGTGATGAGCATCTTCAGGGTTCAATAAATTCTAATATGCCTGTGGCTGATGCTATAGTTGAATCTGTTAGTGGAGGTACAGGTGATGAATCAGTTTCGGCTGTTTTATCTGAAAATAAGAGTGGCTGGAACGAAGATTGTGAACTGGAACCTAAATTCCAGACTGATGGGAAATCTGTGCTGGCTGACTCTCTGGAATCTGGAAAAGAAATTccaaggaggaaaagaaaatatcGTGTTGATATTCTTCGCTGTGAAAGCTTGGCTGCTCTTGCACCTGCAACGTTAGACCGGTTATTTCTTCGTGACTATGATATTGTTGTATCTATggttcctcttccttcttcgtCAGTTTTACCTGGACCTACAGGTCCTATTCACTTTGGTCCACCCTCTTATCCATCTATGACACCTTGGATGAAATTGACACTTTATTCAGCTGTGGGTGGTGGACCTCTATCTGTTGTATTGATGAAAGGGCAGTGTTTGCGATTGCTTCCTGCACCATTGTCTGGTTGTGAGAAGGCCCTGATATGGTCTTGGGATGGCTCTACAATTGGAGGTTTAGGAGGCAAGTTTGAAGGGAACTTGGTCAAGGGAAATACACTTCTGCATTCTTTAAACTCACTCCTAAAATACTCAGCTGTGCTGGTTCAGCCCCTGAGCAAGTATGATCTTGATGAATCTGGAAGGATCATTACTATGGATATTCCATTGCCTCTGAAAAATGCTGATGGTTCAAGTGCTCATATAGGGAAGGAGATGGGACTATCCGCTGAAGAAAGTGGAAAGCTAAATTCACTGGTTGCTGATTTGTCAAATAAGATGGAATTATGGACAATAGGTTACATTCGCCTCTTAAAACTTTACAAAGTGAGAGAATCAGATGCATTTTCAACTGATGATGAAAAGTATGAATGGGTTCCATTAAGTGTGCATTTTGGGATTCCACTTTTCAGTCCAAAATTATGCAGCACCATCTGTAAGAGGGTGGTCTTGTCACAATTGCTTCAAACAGATTCACTTTCTGAGCATCATAATGGAATGAAAAGTTTAAGAAGGAGGTTGCATGATGTTTGTGTGGAGTATCAAGCAACTGGTTCTACCGCAAAACTTTTATACCAGAGGCAACAATCAAGAGAATTATCTCGGcaactaattacctatgcaagTGGAAGGTGGAATCCGCTTGTggatccttcttctcctatttctgGAGCCTCAAGTGAATTTCAGAGAGTAAAACTTGCAAACCGGCAGCGTTGCAGGACAGAAGTTATGAGTTTTGATGGTAACATCCTCAG